A region from the Corylus avellana chromosome ca7, CavTom2PMs-1.0 genome encodes:
- the LOC132187484 gene encoding ras-related protein Rab7, producing the protein MASRRRMLLKVIILGDSGVGKTSLMNQYVNRKFSNQYKATIGADFLTKEVQFEDRLFTLQIWDTAGQERFQSLGVAFYRGADCCVLVYDVNVMKSFDNLNNWREEFLIQASPSDPENFPFVVLGNKIDVDGGNSRVVSEKKAKAWCASKGNIPYFETSAKEGFNVEAAFQCIAKNALKNEPEEEIYLPDTIDVGGGGRQQRSTGCEC; encoded by the exons ATGGCTTCTCGTCGCCGCATGCTTCTAAAGGTCATAATCCTAGGCGACAGCGG GGTGGGGAAGACGTCTCTGATGAATCA GTATGTGAATCGTAAGTTTAGTAATCAGTATAAGGCGACTATAGGAGCAGATTTTCTGACCAAGGAAGTTCAGTTCGAAGATAGGTTGTTCACATTGCAG ATTTGGGATACTGCTGGGCAAGAAAGGTTTCAAAGTCTTGGTGTGGCTTTCTACCGTGGTGCAGATTGCTGTGTTCTTGTGTATGATGTGAATGTAATGAAGTCATTTGATAATCTTAACAACTGGCGGGAAGAGTTTTTGATTCAG GCTAGTCCGTCTGACCCTGAAAACTTCCCATTTGTTGTGCTGGGGAACAAGATAGATGTTGATGGTGGGAATAGCCGGGTG GTTTCTGAGAAGAAAGCTAAGGCATGGTGTGCTTCTAAGGGAAACATACCGTACTTTGAGACCTCTGCAAAAGAAGGATTCAACGTTGAAGCTGCTTTCCAGTGTATAGCCAAGAATGCGCTCAAGAATGAACCTGAAGAAGAAAT ATACCTGCCTGACACCATTGACGTTGGGGGTGGAGGGCGGCAGCAAAGATCCACAGGTTGCGAGTGCTAG